One region of Vespula vulgaris chromosome 9, iyVesVulg1.1, whole genome shotgun sequence genomic DNA includes:
- the LOC127066485 gene encoding uncharacterized protein LOC127066485 isoform X3 — MTLGETREQISNLENELAQLKDEKHQLFLQLKKVLNEDDNRRRQLIKETRGCSEVLTAVGGYPGTVSQVVQSPLFLPLPRSSSPLYNKVAVGAPTHTLLPSGPLKRSHSPSPPPTASPYHTGYGYKPPPSISSYNPPPPKSEDAARRSNDSRAVLWNKNNQYSASNFYSTPTGQSVYSYSAPTSQQSREPELAKPVYLSGSRAALSTHQTAYVTSLHTLEHKGAYAEDKFYLRPGSHVTVHGGAMPIQQPTQTFDFVLKGAKTGGITSGYPVRAPQPPPGPYPPPPPGTYVNASGANIPGRLLYTQPGARYLQREV, encoded by the exons ATGACTTTAGGTGAAACACGTGAACAAATATCTAATCTTGAAAATGAATTGGCACAACTGAAGGATGAAAaacatcaattatttttacaattaaaaaaagttcTTAATGAAGATGATAATAGAAGACGTCAACTTATTAAGGAAACAAG agGCTGTTCTGAAGTATTAACAGCAGTTGGAGGATATCCTGGTACAGTTTCGCAAGTAGTACAGTCTCCACTATTTTTACCATTACCACGTAGCAGTAGTCCTTTGTATAACAAAGTAGCAGTTGGTGCACCAACGCATACTCTTCTACcaagt gGTCCATTAAAAAGATCACACAGTCCTTCACCTCCACCAACAGCATCTCCATACCATACTGGATATGGATATAAACCACCACCTTCTATTTCAAGTTACAATCCACCTCCACCTA aATCTGAGGATGCTGCTAGAAGATCTAATGATTCTAGAGCTGTTCTTTGGAATA aaaacaATCAATATTCTGCATCAAACTTCTATTCTACACCTACTGGACAAAGTGTTTATAGTTATTCTGCTCCAACTTCACAGCAGTCTAGAGAACCTGAACTTGCAAAACCAGTATATTTATCAGGAAGTAGAGCAGCTTTATCTACACATCAAACag cATACGTAACTAGTTTACACACTCTAGAACATAAAGGTGCATATGcagaagataaattttatcttcgCCCTGGTAGTCATGTTACTGTACATGGTGGTGCTATGCCAATTCAACAACCAACACAA acatttgattttgttttaaagGGAGCCAAAACAGGTGGTATTACTTCTGGATATCCAGTAAGAGCACCTCAACCACCACCTGGACCATATCCTCCCCCACCCCCTGGAACTTACGTTAATGCATCAGGCGCTAATATACCTGGTCGTTTACTGTATACACAACCTGGCGCACGTTATTTACAAAGAGAAGTATag
- the LOC127066481 gene encoding dipeptidyl peptidase 3 isoform X2: MSDDISLYTLPNNQPVVSLECETAFNSLTLKEKLYAHYLSQAAWNGGLIVQLQTSQESPLIFALLHKIFLSESINDLKKSVLQADISENEFTAFLVYVCGILSNSGNYKSFGDSKIIPNLPKNKFEIIVKASKAFKENSIEIQSLWDNIHDVMYSLENKLKSLGLGEKGVTTYFSANCTHEDAELVNRFMQSKGLESYNARCFKSVISSNEFGNYKNTNLYEIRLASVLEEDDPKITLPQENFEGAIFKITRGDYNKILKSVNENLEKAKEYAANETEQKMLEKYIDHFKSGSLQDHKNGSRYWIKDKSPAVETYIGFIETYRDPAGQRAEFEGFVAMVNREMSQKFSNLVNKAEELLPKLPWSREFEKDEFLRPDFTSLDVLTFSSSGIPAGINIPNYDEIRQSEGFKNVSLGNVIPANMKQDVLPFLSDEDIALMNKYRIPSFEVQVGLHELLGHGSGKLLRQLGPNIFNFDIKTVKNPLTGELIDKYFTIGETYDSKFGALGSSYEECRAEAVGLYLSLEKDVVRIFGYTDEIIDDIIYVNWLSLLWNGCAKALEMYEPSTKQWLQAHSQARYVLLRVCLEAEENFVTITETESGKNLRMTLDKSKIGIVGRRVIGEFLKKLQIYKSTADVEAAKTMYEKYSEVPDSGPYPWARWREIVLANKQPRKIFVQPNTFVLNENNTINVMLKNYEPSFSGLIQSWIERFPTANVSELLIQLWEKDKNYFISKDIDN, encoded by the exons ATGAGTGACGATATATCTTTGTATACTTTACCAAATAATCAGCCTGTAGTTTCGTTAGAATGTGAAACTGcttttaattcattaacattaaaggaaaaattatatgcacATTATTTAAGTCAGGCTGCATGGAATGGTGGTCTTATCGTACAATTACAAACTTCACAAGAATCGCCATTAATCTTTGCtcttttacataaaatttttctttctgagtctataaacgatttaaaaaaatctgtATTACAGGCAGATATTTCTGAAAATGAATTTACT gCTTTCTTGGTCTATGTATGTGGAATATTATCAAATAGTGgtaattataaatcttttgGTGACAGTAAAATAATACCAAATTTacctaaaaataaatttgaaataattgtaaaagcTTCAAAagcttttaaagaaaattctatagaAATACAAAGTCTTTGGGACAATATTCACGATGTGATGTATTCTTTAGAAAATAAGTTGAAATCATTAGGATTAGGTGAAAAAGGTGTAACCACTTATTTCTCTGCTAACTGTACACATGAAGATGCAGAATTAGTTAATAGATTTATGCAATCTAAAGGATTGGAATCCTATAACGCAAGATGTTTTAAAAGTGTAATATCATCCAATGAGTttggaaattataaaaacacaAATCTATATGAGATAAGATTAGCTTCTGTATTGGAAGAAGATGATCCAAAGATAACTTTACCACAGGAAAACTTTGAGGGAGCCATATTCAAAATCACAAGAGGagattacaataaaattttaaaatcagttaatgaaaatcttgaaaaagcTAAGGAGTATGCAGCGAATGaaacagaacaaaaaatgctggaaaaatatatagatcatTTTAAATCAGGTTCATTACAAGATCATAAAAATGGTTCTCGTTACTGGATTAAAGACAAAAGCCCAGCCGTTGAAACATATATTGGttttatagaaacatataGAGACCCAGCAGGACAAAGAGCAGAATTTGAAGGCTTTGTAGCTATGGTAAATAGAGAAATGTCTCAAAAGTTTTCTAACTTGGTTAATAAAGCAGAAGAGCTTCTTCCTAAGCTTCCTTGGAGTAGAGAATTCGAAAAAGATGAATTTTTAAGACCTGATTTTACTTCATTAGATGTTTTAACATTCTCAAGTTCAGGTATTCCTGCAGGGATTAATATTCCAAATTATGATGAGATTAGGCAGTCTGAAGGATTTAAGAATGTTTCCTTAGGAAATGTTATACCAGCTAATATGAAGCAGGATGTGTTACCGTTTTTATCAGATGAAGATATAGCCTTAATGAATAAGTATAGAATTCCTAGTTTTGAAGTACAAGTTGGATTACACGAACTCCTTGGTCATGGCAGTGGTAAACTGTTAAGGCAGCTTGGaccaaatattttcaattttgatattaaaacaGTAAAAAATCCTTTAACAGGAgaattaatagataaatactTCACAATTGGGGAAACATATGACTCTAAATTTGGTGCATTAGGATCATCATATGAAGAATGTCGAGCAGAAGCAGTTGGGCTTTATTTAAGTTTAGAAAAAGATGTTGTACGTATTTTTGGTTATACAGATGAAATTATTgatgatataatttatgttaacTGGTTGTCATTGCTGTGGAATGGTTGTGCTAAAGCTTTAGAAATGTATGAACCTTCTACTAAACAGTGGTTACAAGCACATTCTCAAGCACGATATGTTTTACTTAGAGTTTGTCTTGAAGCAGAGGAAAATTTTGTTACTATTACTGAAACTGAATCAggaaaaaatttaagaatgaCTTTAGATAAGTCTAAGATTGGAATAGTTGGAAGAAGAGTAATTGGAGAGTTTTTGAAGAAActtcaaatttataaaagtacaGCTGATGTAGAAGCTGCAAAAACGatgtatgaaaaatatagTGAAGTACCTGATTCTGGCCCATATCCATGGGCACGCTGGAGAGAAATAGTTTTGGCCAATAAACAACccagaaaaatatttgttcaaCCAAATACATTCGTCTTAAATG aaaataatacaattaatgtGATGTTGAAGAATTATGAACCATCTTTCTCTGGATTGATTCAATCTTGGATAGAAAGATTTCCTACTGCCAATGTTTCAGAATTACTTATCCAACTCTGGGAAAAGGATAAGAATTACTTCATATCGAAAGacattgataattaa
- the LOC127066486 gene encoding DNA repair protein RAD51 homolog A-like: MSAASASFKERDDEVDDDNDTDDYNPQAKLIKTLERNGITAGDIKKFEEAGYHTVEAIAYAPKKHLISIKGISEAKADKILQEASKLVVMGFKSATEIHQTRANIVYVTTGSTELDRLLGGGIETGSITEIFGEFRTGKSQLCHTLAVNCQLPIDMGGAEGKCLYIDTEGTFRPERLIAVAERYKIAGDSVLDNVACARAYNTDHQTQLVIQASAMMTESRYAMLIVDSATALYRTDYSGRGELSARQNHLARFLRMLLRIADEHGVAVVITNQVVAQVDGAASMFGGDQKKPIGGNIIAHASTTRLYLRKGRGETRICKIYDSPCLPESEAMFAINADGIGDVKE; encoded by the exons atgtccGCTGCATCAGCATCattcaaagaaagagatgatgAAGTGGACGATGACAATGACACAGATGATTATAATCCACAAGCAAAGTTGATAAAAACATTGGAA AGAAATGGAATTACAGCAGgtgatattaaaaagtttGAAGAGGCTGGTTACCATACTGTGGAAGCAATAGCGTATGCCCCAAAAAAACACCTTATTTCTATCAAAGGTATCAGTGAAGCTAAGGcagataaaatattacaagaaGCATCAAAGTTAGTGGTAATGGGTTTTAAGAGTGCCACAGAGATACATCAAACACGTGCAAACATTGTTTATGTTACCACTGGTTCTACGGAATTGGATCGATTATTAGGTGGAGGAATTGAAACAGGTTCTATCACAGAAATTTTTGGAGAGTTTAGGACAGGAAAATCACAATTATGTCATACATTAGCTGTAAATTGCCAATTACCTATAGATATGGGAGGAGCAGAAGGTAAATGCCTTTATATAGATACAGAAGGAACATTTAGACCAGAAAGGTTAATTGCTGTTGCTGAAAGATACAAAATTGCTGGTGATTCTGTTCTTGATAATGTTGCTTGTGCTAGAGCTTATAATACAGATCATCAAACTCAGTTAGTGATACAAGCTAGTGCCATGATGACAGAATCCAGATATGCTATGTTGATCGTAGATAGTGCAACAGCTCTTTATCGTACTGATTATTCTGGTAGGGGTGAATTATCAGCTAGACAAAATCATTTAGCTAGATTTTTAAGGATGTTGTTACGAATAGCAGATGAACATGGTGTAGCAGTTGTTATAACTAATCAAGTAGTAGCTCAAGTTGATGGTGCAGCTTCTATGTTTGGTGGTGATCAAAAGAAACCAATTGGAGGTAATATCATAGCACACGCGAGTACAACCAGATTGTATTTACGTAAAGGTAGAGGAGAAACAAGAATATGCAAAATCTATGATTCACCTTGTTTACCAGAAAGCGAAGCAATGTTTGCTATAAATGCAGATGGTATAGGAGATGTGAAAGAATAA
- the LOC127066485 gene encoding protein enabled homolog isoform X1 translates to MPAVIVGAPQRSEQMWQALKTHITRERQRKKQEQEADAEEERQRKERERQQKQDVMTLGETREQISNLENELAQLKDEKHQLFLQLKKVLNEDDNRRRQLIKETRGCSEVLTAVGGYPGTVSQVVQSPLFLPLPRSSSPLYNKVAVGAPTHTLLPSGPLKRSHSPSPPPTASPYHTGYGYKPPPSISSYNPPPPKSEDAARRSNDSRAVLWNKNNQYSASNFYSTPTGQSVYSYSAPTSQQSREPELAKPVYLSGSRAALSTHQTAYVTSLHTLEHKGAYAEDKFYLRPGSHVTVHGGAMPIQQPTQTFDFVLKGAKTGGITSGYPVRAPQPPPGPYPPPPPGTYVNASGANIPGRLLYTQPGARYLQREV, encoded by the exons ATGCCTGCAGTAATAGTAGGAGCACCTCAACGTAGTGAACAGATGTGGCAAGCATTAAAGACTCATATTACAAGGGAACGACAACGAAAAAAACAGG aacaaGAAGCTGATGCGGAAGAAGAacgtcaaagaaaagaaagagaacgtcaGCAAAAGCAAGATGTTATGACTTTAGGTGAAACACGTGAACAAATATCTAATCTTGAAAATGAATTGGCACAACTGAAGGATGAAAaacatcaattatttttacaattaaaaaaagttcTTAATGAAGATGATAATAGAAGACGTCAACTTATTAAGGAAACAAG agGCTGTTCTGAAGTATTAACAGCAGTTGGAGGATATCCTGGTACAGTTTCGCAAGTAGTACAGTCTCCACTATTTTTACCATTACCACGTAGCAGTAGTCCTTTGTATAACAAAGTAGCAGTTGGTGCACCAACGCATACTCTTCTACcaagt gGTCCATTAAAAAGATCACACAGTCCTTCACCTCCACCAACAGCATCTCCATACCATACTGGATATGGATATAAACCACCACCTTCTATTTCAAGTTACAATCCACCTCCACCTA aATCTGAGGATGCTGCTAGAAGATCTAATGATTCTAGAGCTGTTCTTTGGAATA aaaacaATCAATATTCTGCATCAAACTTCTATTCTACACCTACTGGACAAAGTGTTTATAGTTATTCTGCTCCAACTTCACAGCAGTCTAGAGAACCTGAACTTGCAAAACCAGTATATTTATCAGGAAGTAGAGCAGCTTTATCTACACATCAAACag cATACGTAACTAGTTTACACACTCTAGAACATAAAGGTGCATATGcagaagataaattttatcttcgCCCTGGTAGTCATGTTACTGTACATGGTGGTGCTATGCCAATTCAACAACCAACACAA acatttgattttgttttaaagGGAGCCAAAACAGGTGGTATTACTTCTGGATATCCAGTAAGAGCACCTCAACCACCACCTGGACCATATCCTCCCCCACCCCCTGGAACTTACGTTAATGCATCAGGCGCTAATATACCTGGTCGTTTACTGTATACACAACCTGGCGCACGTTATTTACAAAGAGAAGTATag
- the LOC127066481 gene encoding dipeptidyl peptidase 3 isoform X1, whose protein sequence is MFRLYNLNLLTRLDFPKLILTRVYFSTNIFKVQTIKSKISRQYYSYNAMSDDISLYTLPNNQPVVSLECETAFNSLTLKEKLYAHYLSQAAWNGGLIVQLQTSQESPLIFALLHKIFLSESINDLKKSVLQADISENEFTAFLVYVCGILSNSGNYKSFGDSKIIPNLPKNKFEIIVKASKAFKENSIEIQSLWDNIHDVMYSLENKLKSLGLGEKGVTTYFSANCTHEDAELVNRFMQSKGLESYNARCFKSVISSNEFGNYKNTNLYEIRLASVLEEDDPKITLPQENFEGAIFKITRGDYNKILKSVNENLEKAKEYAANETEQKMLEKYIDHFKSGSLQDHKNGSRYWIKDKSPAVETYIGFIETYRDPAGQRAEFEGFVAMVNREMSQKFSNLVNKAEELLPKLPWSREFEKDEFLRPDFTSLDVLTFSSSGIPAGINIPNYDEIRQSEGFKNVSLGNVIPANMKQDVLPFLSDEDIALMNKYRIPSFEVQVGLHELLGHGSGKLLRQLGPNIFNFDIKTVKNPLTGELIDKYFTIGETYDSKFGALGSSYEECRAEAVGLYLSLEKDVVRIFGYTDEIIDDIIYVNWLSLLWNGCAKALEMYEPSTKQWLQAHSQARYVLLRVCLEAEENFVTITETESGKNLRMTLDKSKIGIVGRRVIGEFLKKLQIYKSTADVEAAKTMYEKYSEVPDSGPYPWARWREIVLANKQPRKIFVQPNTFVLNENNTINVMLKNYEPSFSGLIQSWIERFPTANVSELLIQLWEKDKNYFISKDIDN, encoded by the exons ATGTTCAGATTATACAATTTAAACCTGTTAACACGTTTAGATTTTCcaaaattaattcttacgCGTGTATATTTctcaacaaatattttcaaagtacaaacaattaaatcgaaaataagCCG tCAGTATTACTCTTATAACGCAATGAGTGACGATATATCTTTGTATACTTTACCAAATAATCAGCCTGTAGTTTCGTTAGAATGTGAAACTGcttttaattcattaacattaaaggaaaaattatatgcacATTATTTAAGTCAGGCTGCATGGAATGGTGGTCTTATCGTACAATTACAAACTTCACAAGAATCGCCATTAATCTTTGCtcttttacataaaatttttctttctgagtctataaacgatttaaaaaaatctgtATTACAGGCAGATATTTCTGAAAATGAATTTACT gCTTTCTTGGTCTATGTATGTGGAATATTATCAAATAGTGgtaattataaatcttttgGTGACAGTAAAATAATACCAAATTTacctaaaaataaatttgaaataattgtaaaagcTTCAAAagcttttaaagaaaattctatagaAATACAAAGTCTTTGGGACAATATTCACGATGTGATGTATTCTTTAGAAAATAAGTTGAAATCATTAGGATTAGGTGAAAAAGGTGTAACCACTTATTTCTCTGCTAACTGTACACATGAAGATGCAGAATTAGTTAATAGATTTATGCAATCTAAAGGATTGGAATCCTATAACGCAAGATGTTTTAAAAGTGTAATATCATCCAATGAGTttggaaattataaaaacacaAATCTATATGAGATAAGATTAGCTTCTGTATTGGAAGAAGATGATCCAAAGATAACTTTACCACAGGAAAACTTTGAGGGAGCCATATTCAAAATCACAAGAGGagattacaataaaattttaaaatcagttaatgaaaatcttgaaaaagcTAAGGAGTATGCAGCGAATGaaacagaacaaaaaatgctggaaaaatatatagatcatTTTAAATCAGGTTCATTACAAGATCATAAAAATGGTTCTCGTTACTGGATTAAAGACAAAAGCCCAGCCGTTGAAACATATATTGGttttatagaaacatataGAGACCCAGCAGGACAAAGAGCAGAATTTGAAGGCTTTGTAGCTATGGTAAATAGAGAAATGTCTCAAAAGTTTTCTAACTTGGTTAATAAAGCAGAAGAGCTTCTTCCTAAGCTTCCTTGGAGTAGAGAATTCGAAAAAGATGAATTTTTAAGACCTGATTTTACTTCATTAGATGTTTTAACATTCTCAAGTTCAGGTATTCCTGCAGGGATTAATATTCCAAATTATGATGAGATTAGGCAGTCTGAAGGATTTAAGAATGTTTCCTTAGGAAATGTTATACCAGCTAATATGAAGCAGGATGTGTTACCGTTTTTATCAGATGAAGATATAGCCTTAATGAATAAGTATAGAATTCCTAGTTTTGAAGTACAAGTTGGATTACACGAACTCCTTGGTCATGGCAGTGGTAAACTGTTAAGGCAGCTTGGaccaaatattttcaattttgatattaaaacaGTAAAAAATCCTTTAACAGGAgaattaatagataaatactTCACAATTGGGGAAACATATGACTCTAAATTTGGTGCATTAGGATCATCATATGAAGAATGTCGAGCAGAAGCAGTTGGGCTTTATTTAAGTTTAGAAAAAGATGTTGTACGTATTTTTGGTTATACAGATGAAATTATTgatgatataatttatgttaacTGGTTGTCATTGCTGTGGAATGGTTGTGCTAAAGCTTTAGAAATGTATGAACCTTCTACTAAACAGTGGTTACAAGCACATTCTCAAGCACGATATGTTTTACTTAGAGTTTGTCTTGAAGCAGAGGAAAATTTTGTTACTATTACTGAAACTGAATCAggaaaaaatttaagaatgaCTTTAGATAAGTCTAAGATTGGAATAGTTGGAAGAAGAGTAATTGGAGAGTTTTTGAAGAAActtcaaatttataaaagtacaGCTGATGTAGAAGCTGCAAAAACGatgtatgaaaaatatagTGAAGTACCTGATTCTGGCCCATATCCATGGGCACGCTGGAGAGAAATAGTTTTGGCCAATAAACAACccagaaaaatatttgttcaaCCAAATACATTCGTCTTAAATG aaaataatacaattaatgtGATGTTGAAGAATTATGAACCATCTTTCTCTGGATTGATTCAATCTTGGATAGAAAGATTTCCTACTGCCAATGTTTCAGAATTACTTATCCAACTCTGGGAAAAGGATAAGAATTACTTCATATCGAAAGacattgataattaa
- the LOC127066485 gene encoding protein enabled homolog isoform X2 translates to MPAVIVGAPQRSEQMWQALKTHITRERQRKKQEQEADAEEERQRKERERQQKQDVMTLGETREQISNLENELAQLKDEKHQLFLQLKKVLNEDDNRRRQLIKETRGCSEVLTAVGGYPGTVSQVVQSPLFLPLPRSSSPLYNKVAVGAPTHTLLPSGPLKRSHSPSPPPTASPYHTGYGYKPPPSISSYNPPPPKSEDAARRSNDSRAVLWNKNNQYSASNFYSTPTGQSVYSYSAPTSQQSREPELAKPVYLSGSRAALSTHQTAYVTSLHTLEHKGAYAEDKFYLRPGSHVTVHGGAMPIQQPTQGAKTGGITSGYPVRAPQPPPGPYPPPPPGTYVNASGANIPGRLLYTQPGARYLQREV, encoded by the exons ATGCCTGCAGTAATAGTAGGAGCACCTCAACGTAGTGAACAGATGTGGCAAGCATTAAAGACTCATATTACAAGGGAACGACAACGAAAAAAACAGG aacaaGAAGCTGATGCGGAAGAAGAacgtcaaagaaaagaaagagaacgtcaGCAAAAGCAAGATGTTATGACTTTAGGTGAAACACGTGAACAAATATCTAATCTTGAAAATGAATTGGCACAACTGAAGGATGAAAaacatcaattatttttacaattaaaaaaagttcTTAATGAAGATGATAATAGAAGACGTCAACTTATTAAGGAAACAAG agGCTGTTCTGAAGTATTAACAGCAGTTGGAGGATATCCTGGTACAGTTTCGCAAGTAGTACAGTCTCCACTATTTTTACCATTACCACGTAGCAGTAGTCCTTTGTATAACAAAGTAGCAGTTGGTGCACCAACGCATACTCTTCTACcaagt gGTCCATTAAAAAGATCACACAGTCCTTCACCTCCACCAACAGCATCTCCATACCATACTGGATATGGATATAAACCACCACCTTCTATTTCAAGTTACAATCCACCTCCACCTA aATCTGAGGATGCTGCTAGAAGATCTAATGATTCTAGAGCTGTTCTTTGGAATA aaaacaATCAATATTCTGCATCAAACTTCTATTCTACACCTACTGGACAAAGTGTTTATAGTTATTCTGCTCCAACTTCACAGCAGTCTAGAGAACCTGAACTTGCAAAACCAGTATATTTATCAGGAAGTAGAGCAGCTTTATCTACACATCAAACag cATACGTAACTAGTTTACACACTCTAGAACATAAAGGTGCATATGcagaagataaattttatcttcgCCCTGGTAGTCATGTTACTGTACATGGTGGTGCTATGCCAATTCAACAACCAACACAA GGAGCCAAAACAGGTGGTATTACTTCTGGATATCCAGTAAGAGCACCTCAACCACCACCTGGACCATATCCTCCCCCACCCCCTGGAACTTACGTTAATGCATCAGGCGCTAATATACCTGGTCGTTTACTGTATACACAACCTGGCGCACGTTATTTACAAAGAGAAGTATag